Below is a genomic region from Nitrospirota bacterium.
TTTTGTCTGGGAATAGGTCGGAAAAGGGAGTAAGGCGTTCGTAACCTGACCCGGGTAAATAGGATAGTCTGCGGTTGAGGGATGGCTCTCAGGTAATGCCGAAATTGGATATTTTGAAAAGGTAAAGTGGTCTTCTTCCTTGGTTTTCTGTTGGCCGTTTAAATACATGGTTCCGCTGAAGGTTCCCGACCGGATCGCCATGATCGACCGTTTGACCCGGTCGGCTATCGGCTGATGGCAGGTTCCGCAGGTCTGATCGACCACCGACAGGTCGGCGGGGTTTTGAATCATCCCGGCATGGGCGGCTTTTTTGACCGTCGATTGAGGATCGCCTTGATGGCAGGTGGTGCAATAGAGGGGCGCTTTGGCGTGGATTTCTTCAATCCCCTTATGGCAGTTCAGGCACTGTTCGGTTTTGGCGTTGGCAAAAAGGGAGGGTTTGGATGAAGAGGGATGTCTTTGGAAGAACCAGAGACCCGTTCCGATCAAAACCAGAAGGAGAAGAGAAATCAAGATTAAAGATTGAGAAAAGTGCTGCATGCGTCATGCTCACTTCTTCAAAAAAAGAATGTCTGGTTTTGTTTAAACTTTAAGGATGAAGCTCTCCTTTGAATTTCCAGCCCGGGTTATGCTTATGGCAATCGGCGCAGGTGTGGCCGCCGGTTTGGAAAGGCCGATGCGCCTCCATCAGCTTACCGGCGCTGTGGCATTGCAGACAAAATTCTTCGGGCATCTTTACCCTAAACGGCTGATTGGCTTTCCGGTGTCCAAAATAATGAACCTTGAGAAAATGGAGTCCCCGCCATTCGGATTCGAGGACTCCTTGCAATCCGGGACCGCTATGACATTGGATACAATCGGGATGATGTTTTGAAGCTCCCGAAGCGATCCAGCCGTCGTAGCTGGGTTGCATTTCATGGCAGGAAATGCAAAAGGAAGGAGAATGTTCAAGGAAACGACCTCCCCACATCGCGCCAAAAGGAACTATGAAAACCAGAATCAAACCAAATATCAGGAAAACCTTTTTCAACAGTCATGCAATAAGAGCAAGTCAAAAATCTGTCTGAGCTTCAAAAATTTTCAATTTAAATTTGGTGGGAAATTTCTTTTAAACAAATTGAATTCCAAACTTTATAAATGACTTAAAAAAGTTTGTCAA
It encodes:
- a CDS encoding cytochrome C; the protein is MILVFIVPFGAMWGGRFLEHSPSFCISCHEMQPSYDGWIASGASKHHPDCIQCHSGPGLQGVLESEWRGLHFLKVHYFGHRKANQPFRVKMPEEFCLQCHSAGKLMEAHRPFQTGGHTCADCHKHNPGWKFKGELHP